Proteins from a single region of Artemia franciscana chromosome 20, ASM3288406v1, whole genome shotgun sequence:
- the LOC136040395 gene encoding uncharacterized protein LOC136040395: protein MKIITISIVILVVVSAKEPTNKETYDDYEDNCKGLSCSRVQSRNEDCISALPDATDLILTLPYQSHCAKSLSIGDLQTYIDQSIRKFRTGQIFAFATDKRDPYLLPCDGASYYKADYPDLYDALKYTIGTEEEGDDPLKFRVPNLGPTPYLRAASRSSVGEKTMQSIQSHSHTSEPIVGQMDNIVSYGKHLWTSGAFSATHLNNNPPTAKSWDSNFGDNDMTIVKFQATPRINSAGSSETRPNSYGVYYAIHI from the exons atgaaaatcataaCCATATCTATAGTAATTCTGGTAGTCGTTTCAGCCAAAGAGCCAACCAACAAAGAAACTTATGATGACTATGAAG atAATTGCAAGGGGCTCTCTTGCTCCAGAGTGCAAAGTCGTAATGAAGACTGCATTTCTGCACTTCCAGATGCCACTGACCTTATATTGACCTTACCATACCAAAGTCACTGCGCTAAATCATTATCAATTGGTGatttacaaacatatatagATCAAAGTATAAGAAAGTTCAGGACAGGGCAGATATTTGCATTTGCAACAGATAAAAGAGACCCTTATCTATTACCATGCGATGGCGCGTCATATTATAAAGCCGATTATCCTGACTTGTATGATGCCCTTAAATACACCATAGGTACTGAGGAGGAAGGAGATGATCCCTTAAAGTTTAGAGTGCCTAATTTGGGTCCCACTCCTTATTTAAGAGCAGCCTCTCGTAGCAGTGTTGGTGAGAAGACTATGCAGAGCATACAATCACACAGTCACACTTCTGAGCCAATAGTAGGTCAAATGGACAATATTGTGAGTTATGGCAAACATTTATGGACTAGCGGTGCTTTTTCAGCAACTCATTTAAACAATAACCCACCTACTGCAAAAAGTTGGGATAGTAATTTTGGTGATAATGATATGACGATTGTTAAATTTCAAGCAACACCTCGCATAAATAGTGCAGGTAGTTCAGAGACTCGTCCCAATTCGTATGGAGTGTACTATGCAATTCATATTTAG